TCCTGCATGAGAACGCTCAACCTTTTTATTGGCAGGGCAATTCGGATATGTACATTTGTAGTAGCTTCGTGGATATTCACTGCCTTTAACTTTCTTCTTCCCATATATACACCACTTGTAGCCATCATTGGCAGGCTTATCAACAGCAATAGTAGGCTGGTATGTCCTATCAGAATGAGAAACCTCTTCTCTTGTTTCTGCAACACCTTCCTCCTCACAGTCACTTTTTGTTTCCAATTGACTTAGAATGTTCATATTTCCGGCCAGATATTGCGAATCACTAATTTCTTTTGCAAGCTTGTTAGGCATTTCATGATTATGTTTGCCTTCGTACTTAATTTTAGGCATTTCTCTGGCAGGAGATTGCTCAACCCATTTTCTGACATTACAACCCACACATGTACATTTGTAGTAGCTTCGTGGATATTCATTGCCCTTAACCACCTTCTGCCCATATTTACGCCATCTGTACCCATCATCGAAATTGAAAGGATTAGCAACAACAATGGTAGGCTCACTATCCTGGTATTTCTTATCAGAATGAGATGCCTTTGATGATTCCATCCTGGAAAATCTTTGATAATTGATGCTAGTGTAGGGACTGAGTAGctgtgaaaagaaaattttttgttaggaAAAATTACACTGTTCGATCCTAAACTTTTACTCTGATTACAATGTCCTCCATGCTTTCGAAATTCATTAATGACTCCCCAATTTTATAACCTTGCTACAATGTCCTGCTGTCTGTGTTGGtgttatattaacaaaaaaagtgGCACACGTGCATCACACTTGACATGTGACCCCACTTAACCAGCTGAGTCACAAATTTCCATGTCTGTTTGTAAACTGTAAACATTTTGCAATAAAATCGATAGCAGTTTTTGATGCAGGAGCATCTAAGCTTGTAAATGTGAAATGCTGCTTTGTAGTTTTTGTAACAGGTTGCtgaatttcctttttttaactAGTTAGTTGTTAAGTCTTTTGTAACAGCACAAGATTGAGAGCTCTTTTTTAACCACTTAGTGAGGCTATTGATTAAACAATTAGAAGGCATTACCATGGGTGAATCAAATGAGAACAGtcaaagatgaaaaatgataaaaaaaattaaaaaagtacgaGTCAGTGATGGGAATGTAATTGGCTTAGTCTATTGGGATGTTTCAGATGATGAAGAGTTCTATCGGGACCTTCCTTAGTCTAAACTTGAATGTACTGTTATTTGATTGCAGTTTTCTTTAAAGACCttttaatttgggaattttAGATGATGAAGAGTTATCTTGGGACCTTCGTTGGTCGATCTGAAGTTGAATTGACTTGACACttatttgattgtttgtttttgtttttcactgTTGGATTGCTTTTAATTAAGTTCTCCCAGAATGAAGACAATTTGGTAAATTCTAGGTCTTCTGGAATGGGCTGGCCTTGGCTGCACCAAAGGCCTTGTCGCCTCACACCTTAGGGCATCGggccatataaggccttggcaCCTTAAGGTTGCCTTTCACCTTTAACTACCTTGACCCTATTTCTAGTTGACTTAGGAAAGCCAactattgattttaaaaaatctacttgatttgaagaaaagaaatgaattacTAATAACCTAATTTACGACCAAGACttgaccaataaaaatataattgacttctaagagaaaaaataatcgacttcataaaaacaaatgaaggaaaaaaacccaaaagagaagaaagcaaAGGTCTTGGACTGTTATGGTCACCAATTCAGTGTTCATTTGACACATAActatgtgaaagttcaaaaacgtgtacaaaacacctttgaacgtttagacccccaaattacaacttaaccaattcaagcaatatgtcaaacaactagtgtgcggaaacttaacatatgctataatatgaaattggttaaaaactatctaagccaaaacagaataaaatccacagcagataatataaaggcaaagatagagaggaaggaagatgcaaacacaaagacaacacgcgatgtgttatcgaagaggaaaccgaagccctcggcgtaaaacctctccgccgccctccaagcggtaaacaatccactagaaaatacagttgggatacaaggacagcaatagaccctccaagcctaatctacccagtgcacctaagccctccaagcttcttgctccaacgaggttgcgccgaacctttttcttttctagcttcccggattccgctactagaccgtagcatcaaccaatgaagattggttccttcctaactgcttcccagaaaccCAAACAGCTGTctcacaatgatgatgatggtgagaaccaggtttggtataatgcctctcaaggatttgacaatggagaggaagagagttgaggaatttgaagagactctaagatatagattgtgggtgaaacaatctggtttttctttagggtttctctctcaaaattctctctggaagctctctttcaatcgtgggtaaaaggggtatttatactggagtgggagaggaatgtgaaacatcagattttacaaaacaggggtggcttgcggcttgacctcgcggcttgactaagtcgcgagatccagtcgcgagttaaccgtatggccagttgtcctgttttgtcctgtagtgctccagctagcataactgttcatcttccagcatgcttggcacgtgtgctgcttctggcggcttgcagccgcgagtcacccgcgagtcccagccgcgagtctctgttttcttgcacactcttgagcaatcttcactctatctcactcactacccttacaacaaacccacctaaatacagggttactaaatgctgaattacaagcaaatttggcacggaataaagccaattagatggttgaataaattcaaccttacaatctccccctttggctattccgtgacaaaaccctaaaacagactctagacttaacatgtgagttgggaacagttgaacaaaactcactcacacctaactctagaagctgtgaagcacttgaatcatatgaacataatactcctgaaacacaacaatacaccatgatcattgtaagcagaaaattataaatgcatatgaaacaggcaatatgtgatcaagcaaagatggagttaagaaacaaaccatggcttgatcaaccaagtgaacaccacaaggtagtgatcacagtgctcattcacacttggaatgaacacaaggacatacaagttaacaagcacaaggcaagacacttgtatgctcaacactcaaccaatgcataacacacaaggcatatgcatctaggaacaatcctacaagggcacaagagtgacagtacataaaccaaaatgcataacatttagattaaagtactgatttcaacatagcataaaggctgcattaagcaaggtacataccataaagcctacaaactatgcataaaacattaaccctaaaagcttacaaaagcacatgggtacaaacacaaaaacatcctgaataacagtttacaaaacacaatatatcaacttaaagagaaaattgaaactgaagaagaatgtaaagacactcccccttaggtaatatcctccccctctgatcatgcctatcactccccctttttgtcatggaataggctagtcatcctttTCCAGCTTTCTCttaatttgatccaattgagtttgaagagaagtaaacttcatatcccatcgagtgctttgatggtgtagagaagctgtgagtccagacatctttgtattcaactcgtggacagaggatacaatgcgatcaagtttctcatctagggagagagtgctaaactgagagtcactgtgagatgcagaagtttctggtttggctctcttccgactatgtccaatgcttgcattgaatgtacgcatgttgattggacttggtttggagaTAGGAGATTCAttagccgttggataaattcccttgagcttcaagatccgtgaaatgagactgcagaaaggaacgcatatccgagactcagttcgaagaaccgttttgcgcaaaacatgaaagatatgagcacagatgtctatttccacatcagagattagatcatgaagaaacaaagcacgtccgaggttcatatacccagtgcttgataaagggtacaaattgtgaaacatcacaattgtaagcactctcagttttggagaaagagaggaaacactgatggatttgccattgggtgagaactccaagtcttgaccaagactttctttgagaagctcctcatcaggacagagatcatcataaaccggtgaatgtcggaaaatgggtctgttgatgtgaagaatttctgccagatatgtaggagagacagaaaagctctttttccgaacccagcacttaagttcatctccttccacaattgcgttagcataaaattcttttaccaactcttcatacgcgtcatccggatcagagagaaggtaattccaatccttgtgagcaaaccatttcggaatgtcagtgtcatgaagtgaggactgatccaaagctctttctagtaatggtttggcatgtagaaagaaattctcataagactgataggctgcatatgatctgaacttgttgggatcgaatctctttgatgaagagcgagtcccttttggttgaggtgggtaatcatcaacatcaattactggttccttccctttggaactacctccttccacagcagctttcttgaatggtgacatgaccagtctgcattatgaacaagggaaatgacagaacacaatccaacagactatattagcagtgggttagtggaaaTTTAGGGACAAcgaagaaaccctaatagctggatgaaaatggtcagaaaatagcaatgagggacacaaatggcccaaattgaactacacagtagaggGAGTCCAAATAGAACCACATAATCAACTGAAAAAGGACCCACattcaacaacacatcaacaggataccacacaggatcatagtgaaacacgacatcaacagcagatcagacaaaaatagctaaccctagctaagcacatgatgaagaacacaaccaccaaaataaactggctcaaaaacagaaacacaagcttccataagctaagcatggacaaagagtaatagttgagctaaaaacccatcacaaaatcacaatcaaatgtgaataatccagagggaaaaccataacaacaagtaaaatagagttcaagacagaaaaaccatacctgttagtcgacgattttgagctgaaaagaggcaaataatggagatcgaaaatggaggcacggtgtgaatgggtaagagcagatgagaaagacaatgaacagtcacaaaaagatcgagggaaaaacaaaaagtttaaaaactgcccctgtatgtccaaaacatgcgattttcgcgactgaaacgagtcgccaaaaagtcgccagatcaagccgccaaaacactcaaggacaaaaatttgaaaaatttttctaagtgtttttcgcgactagaaggtctacccgcgagtgagtcgcgagctgagccgcgacaATCTCTGAGTAAACcacgcgactggaccttccactcgcgaacaagtcgccaaaaattacccgcgaagacgcgactgaggcacgcgacttgacatacccgcgactgagccgccaaaacaaggcaaaactggatttttgaaattttcagatttttcaaacaaaagactttccaaaaatacctaaaacactcaaaaatctttttgtgcttaaaTTAACacagattgagcatgtgaaaacacatttcatcaagtacaatcacacaaatgaatatggcatttattgaacataaacttgtgtgttgtgtgtggatatcaacaatgagatagtccttcgtctaatgtgaagcttcaatgatcaattcaaccaaggcatacacaattagcactagatcatgtgacccatctcaattatagaaatatgtatatatgacctcccacacaagttgataacataacttggagcttatcatttgactccactttcaatcataacatttgatctttttgatcttttgaggcaatcatctctcattgtgagagtgatatatgacatttcactttaaagaacaggcctttggccttttttgaataaacattcactttaatataaggtcacttaccctttttcctagtcaaatactagaatgtgcgacaggcttttgcagctcaatatctcttttcatttggagatttacatttggtgagctctttatagcaaaacaaaaataaagagtgggaagatatatagacacaagtctatgcatgtctcaagatcaacaaaaccattcactaatcattcatgacaagtttgaagatctatttacaacaatcacaaagatttcaagatttctcccacagagatatgagtgcaaagaaacaagcaatgctcgaaaatgcacaaagccattagcacaaaggtacaaggcaaaacaagttttgagaaaaaaactcaacaatgtcaatcaagctttctgattttctaatttttatgtgatttttggatttttgacacaaaagaagaaaatgattgaacaaacataaaaagaagcaacaatattcacaaatggacaaacaaacaataaacatgttgcacaaagagctaatcaaagaggtgtgtgccccaacacaaacagacttatcatattataaatatgtgaagcacacaacacacaagagagtcaaggaattgtaccaacaccaatggtcttacagagtgattcaaaccgtggaccatcgagaggcttggtgaagatatccgccttttgattgtcggtgtgtatgaactcaagacacacaactctttcctctaccaaatcccgaatgaaatggtaacgtatctctatgtgtttggattttgaatgctggacaggattcttggaaagattgatggcactggtgttgtcacagaagacacacatcgtttcttgaggaattccatagtcatgaagtaatttcttcatccaaagaagctgagtgcagcaacttccagcagcgatgtattctgcttctgcagtagatagagacactgaattctgcttcttgctcatccacgagacaagattgttaccaagataaaaacagccgcctgaagtgcttttccgatcgtctacactacCAGCCCAGttagcatctgaatacccagcaagacaagcatttgagtcttttgaataccacagaccatagtttgcagtaccattcacatatcgaatgattcgcttagcagcagtcagatgagattccttcggattagcttggtacctggcacaaacgcccacactaaaagcaatgtccggtctactggctgtaaggtagagcaaacttcctatgatgctcctatacaatgtaggacttacttcaactcccgacgaatccacattcagtttagtggaagagctcatgggagtggaggcatgttttttggagtctagtccaaacttcttgacaatatttctggcatacttctcttgagatacaaatataccctccttctgttgtttgacttgaagacccaaaaaaaatgtgagctcccccaccatactcatctcaaactccttcatctcctcagaaaattcagtagcacgatcttcgatggTTGCCctaaacactatgtcatcaacatagacttgtgccacaaggagataatcttcatcatttttgacaaacagagttcgatcggcataccctctcttgaaacctctgtctagaagataatgtgtaagatgatcgtaccaggctctaggtgcttgttttaagccataaagggctttcttcaatcttaatacatgatctggaaaatgaggatcctcaaattcttttggttgctcaacaaatacttcttcatttagatatccattcagaaatgcgtactttacatccatttgataaagtttgaaattcaaagtgcacgcaatggacataaggattcgaatggattcgagtcttgccaccagagcgaatgattcatcaaaatccactccttctaattgagtgtatccttgagctactaaccgagatttgtttcgaattatctctccatcttcatcagttttgtttttaaaaatccactttgtgcctataacatgaacgttctcaggccgtggagcaagttcccacacatcattcctcacaaactgattcagctcttcatgcattgactcaacccaattctcatcttgaagagcctcttcaaccctttttggttcaaactgtgcaagataacagtgatatgttacatgattggctagcagaatgtttcctttcctgaggcgaagaccgtcatcaagagatcctatgatattactttccggatgattcttgataactcttgaagatggcctttttgaagtggaaacttcatcactacgagagataggaggatgaacttctggaggagtaagaggacttgaagttctagacatcgatctcgtttccattcttaggttgatgggagtcgattctacttctggtataggttcttcaccttctatatccaaagcttctacctcaacatcgggctctttggtgctcggcccttctacatcatcaatcatttccaccttaggtaaggcatcatcaatcttgacatttatggactccatcacagcctttgttctcttgttaaacactctatacgctcgacttgtagtagagtagccaagaaaaataccctcatcacttctcgcatcaaacttcccaagattctctcgatcatttaggatatagcatttacttccaaacacccggaaatacttcactttaggcttcttcccattccatatctcataggCAGTCTTCTTtataccaactcgaaagaaaatcctattgccaatgtgacacgaggtgttgacagcttctccccaaaatttttgaggtatttgcttgttaagcaacatgactcttgccatctcctgaatcacacgattttttctctctaccactccattttgttgtggagttttgggagctgaaaactctcttttaattccattcttctcatagaaggactcgaatcttgcattctcaaattccctcccattatcacttctaactttggctatcggaatccctttttcgttttgtagtttcttgcacagaatctccaacctctcacaagcttctgatttttctctaaggaattcaacccaagtgtatcttgagtagtcgtccacaatgaccataatgtatctcttcccccctaggctttcagttctggtaggccccattagatcaacatgaagtaactccaagcaccgagaggtggctatcacattcaccttgtgatgacttgccttagtttgcttccccatttgacatgcaccacaaacggtcttcttcacttttccaaacttaggaagtccctcgactgcttcaagtttggagacttttgctacttgtttgaagttggcatgcccaaatctgtgatgccacagctccaacatatccacacgagcacttctacacgatatgggTGCcatgggaactattccataacagttatctgtagtccgatttccttccaaaacctgaatcccctcttcattgatgatcaaacatcctttcttagagaattgtaccaggaaatcatcatcacaaatttgagtgatgctcagcaaattcgccttcagcccttttatgaacagcacatctttcaacaaaggcaaaccaggtatctcaatggttcctttgcctaggacttgagcatgacttccatcaccaaaggtcacatagtcaccaaccttttctttgagtgtcttaaacagtgacttatcccctgtcatatggcgagaacacccactgtcaagataccacaaacacgcattaaacaccttcaatgaggtatgcacaaataggttcacatgtgacagacattcttgaccttcaaacacaaactcatcatcagttttcatgcttctttcagattgatttttcattttcagattctcaatcatctcacacaacattctattctttcttttatatttcttaatcaatgatttagattcagatatgctactgtgtaagacaagattctgattttcaagatattccagcatgtgaacaaatactctagcatgtttcttagtttttaacaactctacaagatcatcagtaagacacctttcagacatatgcatagagtcattttcacaaacacttaagctacaatttAGCATGGTATATtccaaaacaacaaccacaacacaggggtctaggatcacacttaggtaataaaaccacaacaagtgtacccgctctgataccaattgaaagttcaaaaacgtgtacaaaacacctttgaacgtttagacccccaaattacaacttaaccaattcaagcaatatgtcaaa
This DNA window, taken from Quercus robur chromosome 2, dhQueRobu3.1, whole genome shotgun sequence, encodes the following:
- the LOC126702371 gene encoding probable WRKY transcription factor 33 gives rise to the protein MESSKASHSDKKYQDSEPTIVVANPFNFDDGYRWRKYGQKVVKGNEYPRSYYKCTCVGCNVRKWVEQSPAREMPKIKYEGKHNHEMPNKLAKEISDSQYLAGNMNILSQLETKSDCEEEGVAETREEVSHSDRTYQPTIAVDKPANDGYKWCIYGKKKVKGSEYPRSYYKCTYPNCPANKKVERSHAGHIIEIVYKGTHNHPKPQPSIKRAKEGSDLSEN